In a genomic window of Lepisosteus oculatus isolate fLepOcu1 chromosome 5, fLepOcu1.hap2, whole genome shotgun sequence:
- the hdac12 gene encoding uncharacterized protein SYNPCC7002_A1628 → MIPVCISATQNAYYKQLFRSKHVTVFGDLLLRRRIVQHNFKWKRATHSKYEIEEGARGLPVVHHSKYVCDLPPNHRFPMRKFPKVLNFLLKDQIITEKQVCIPEPVSQEALCRVHTEEYVENFITGKTSQKEQKRTGFVWSKGIVHRCLYETGGTLLAAEIALQRGLASSTAGGTHHAFPSFGAGYCLLNDLAVAAKQWMDSSHPKRKILIVDLDVHQGDGTAYIFRDEPGVFTFSVHCGKNFPVQKQQSDLDISIDEGMMDKDYLNTVETHLPWVLESFRPDVVLYDAGVDPHREDELGKLGLTDEGLYQRDMYVIDAVVRRGIPIATVIGGGYSRDIDRLALRHTIVHRAAVKVWETRGL, encoded by the exons atgatACCTGTATGTATATCGGCTACACAAAACGCATATTATAAACAGCTTTTTCGTTCTAAGCATGTGACAGTCTTTGGGGATCTCCTTTTGCGCAGAAGAATTGTCCAGCATAACTTCAAGTGGAAGAGAGCCACACATAGCAAATACGAA ATTGAAGAAGGAGCAAGAGGTCTTCCTGTTGTCCATCACAGTAAATATGTTTGTGATCTTCCACCCAATCACAGATTTCCAATGAGAAAATTTCCCAAGGTCCTGAACTTTCTTCTTAAAGATCAAATAATAACAGAGAAACAG GTGTGCATCCCCGAACCGGTGTCTCAAGAGGCTCTCTGCCGTGTGCACACAGAGGAGTATGTGGAAAACTTCATAACTGGGAAGACCAGCCAGAAGGAACAGAAAAGGACTGGATTTGTCTGGAGTAAAGGCATAGTACATCGCTGCTTATATGAAACAG GTGGCACACTACTCGCGGCCGAGATTGCACTCCAAAGAGGACTGGCCAGCAGCACGGCGGGGGGCACTCACCATGCCTTCCCCAGCTTTGGTGCAGGATACTGTCTCCTCAATGACCTGGCGGTAGCGGCCAAGCAGTGGATGGACAGCTCTCACCCCAAGAGGAAGATCCTCATCGTTGACCTGGATGTGCACCAG GGAGATGGCACTGCTTATATCTTCAGAGATGAGCCAGGTGTTTTCACTTTTTCTGTGCATTGTGGGAAGAACTTTCCGGTTCAGAAACAACAGAGTGACCTGGATATTAGCATTGACGAAGGAATGATGGATAAAGATTACCTCAATACAG TCGAGACACATCTCCCCTGGGTGCTGGAGAGCTTTCGTCCCGATGTGGTGCTCTACGATGCTGGTGTTGACCCCCACAGAGAGGATGAATTGGGGAAACTTGGCTTAACAGATGAGG gaCTGTATCAGAGGGACATGTATGTTATTGATGCTGTTGTAAGGAGGGGCATTCCCATTGCCACAGTTATTGGTGGAGGTTATTCCAGAGACATTGATAGACTGGCTCTCAGACATACTATAGTCCACAGAGCTGCTGTAAAG GTGTGGGAAACCAGGGGGTTGTGA
- the rfc3 gene encoding replication factor C subunit 3, whose protein sequence is MSLWVDKYRPTSLSKLDFHKDQANMFKNLVQGGDFPHLMVYGPSGAGKKTRIMCLLRELYGAGVEKLRIEHQCITAPSKKKIEINTIASNYHLEVNPSDAGNSDRVVVQELIKTVAQSQQIQTSTQREFKVVLLTEVDRLTKDAQHALRRTMEKYMATCRLILCCNSTSKVIAPIRSRCLAVRVPLPSVEEVCSVLTSVCRKEGLILPGELAKQIAEKSGRNLRKALLMCEACRVQQYPFSVDQEIPETDWEVYLRETANAIVSLQSPQRLFEVRARLYELLTHCIPPEIIIKGLVSELLSNCDGHLKADVAQMAAYYEHRLQLGNKAIYHLEAFVAKFMAIYKKFMEDGLEGMVF, encoded by the exons ATGAGTTTATGGGTGGATAAATACAGACCGACCTCTCTGTCGAAGTTGGATTTTCACAAGGATCAGGCCAACATGTTTAAAAACCTG GTGCAAGGGGGAGACTTTCCCCATTTGATGGTGTACGGTCCCTCCGGAGCTGGAAAGAAAACACGGATTATGTGCTTGCTGAGAGAGCTCTACGGTGCCGGGGTTGAAAAGCTCCGAATTGAACATCAGTGCATCACA GCtccttcaaaaaagaaaattgagaTCAACACAATAGCAAGCAACTATCACCTTGAGGTCAATCCCAG TGACGCAGGGAACAGTGACCGTGTGGTTGTCCAGGAACTGATAAAAACAGTGGCACAGTCTCAGCAGATCCAGACCAGCACCCAAAGAGAATTCAAAG TGGTGCTCCTGACTGAAGTGGACAGGCTAACAAAGGATGCCCAGCATGCTTTGCGAAGGACGATGGAGAAGTATATGGCGACCTGCCGGCTGATACTGTGCTGCAACTCCACCTCTAAAGTCATTGCTCCCATCAGGAGTAGATGCCTGGCTGTGCGAGTGCCATTACCGAGCGTGGAAGAG GTATGCAGTGTTCTGACCAGCGTGTGCAGGAAAGAAGGCCTGATCCTTCCTGGGGAGCTTGCAAAGCAAATTGCTGAGAAGTCGGGGCGCAATCTTCGCAAAGCTCTGCTGATGTGCGAAGCCTGCAGAGTGCAACA GTATCCTTTCTCTGTGGACCAGGAAATTCCTGAGACAGACTGGGAGGTTTATCTGAGAGAGACAGCCAACGCCATTGTCAGCTTGCAGAGTCCACAGAG ACTGTTTGAAGTCCGGGCAAGACTGTATGAGCTTCTCACTCACTGCATTCCTCCAGAAATCATCATCAAG GGCTTGGTCTCGGAGCTCCTGAGCAACTGTGATGGACATCTGAAAGCTGACGTTGCACAGATGGCTGCTTACTATGAGCACCGGCTGCAGCTTGGAAACAAAGCCATTTATCATCTGGAAGCCTTTGTGGCCAAATTCATGGCCATCTACAAGAAATTTATGGAGGATGGGCTTGAAGGCATGGTGTTTTGA
- the trmt9b gene encoding probable tRNA methyltransferase 9B, with protein sequence MDKEASRLERDHVHSVYEKIAPYFSDTRYKAWPRVRQFLLDQEPGSIIADVGCGNGKYLHINSETFKLGCDCCRPLVEAARSHGHEVQVCNGLRLPYRDGCFDAVLSIAVIHHFSTKERRIRAIKEMARTLRVGGRVMIYVWAMEQKRRRFEKQDIFVPWNPHPPSSPATRGYPGKARQDRRGSSTGDCASYGTDGNDKHRKTKSTSSVAGEEETASTSHGKSKKLWFFSRSLDSVLDFGGAANSRSTRELSTSCDDSTQMKEANETKVFGLNRGMGLIKQVSSFFSSRHSSDEDVFGSVVDQDPPKLSRVERNGNSATEQRGLSAAIVHTCGAVPLPDLVTHQNIAVADKEACDRAYSNRLPSGEQEGRPEREVPQFFNSTEGTQDREMNKQNKIKSADSFLRYYHVFKEGELLELIERHVEELHVLQSYFDHANWCVIAEKVQVWQI encoded by the exons ATGGATAAGGAGGCCAGCCGGCTGGAGAGGGATCACGTTCACAGTGTGTATGAAAAAATAGCTCCCTACTTCAGTGATACCCGCTACAAAGCCTGGCCCAGAGTGCGCCAGTTTCTTCTGGATCAAGAGCCAGGCAGCATCATTGCTGATGTCG GCTGCGGTAATGGGAAATACCTCCATATCAACAGCGAGACCTTCAAGCTGGGCTGTGACTGCTGTCGCCCCCTGGTGGAGGCAGCCAGGAGCCACGGTCACGAGGTGCAGGTGTGCAATGGTCTTCGGCTGCCTTACCGGGATGGCTGCTTCGATGCTGTTCTCTCCATTGCAG TCATCCACCATTTCTCCACTAAAGAGCGCCGCATCCGGGCCATAAAGGAGATGGCGCGCACCTTGCGAGTTGGCGGGCGGGTGATGATCTACGTGTGGGCCATGGAACAGAAGAGGCGCAGGTTTGAGAAGCAGGACATCTTCGTCCCCTGGAACCCTCACCCCCCGTCCTCTCCCGCCACTAGGGGCTATCCAGGCAAAGCCAGGCAGGACCGGAGAGGCTCCAGTACTGGAGACTGCGCTAGCTATGGCACTGATGGCAACGACAAGCACAGGAAGACAAAAAGCACATCCTCCGTCGCGGGCGAGGAGGAAACAGCATCCACTTCCCACGGGAAATCGAAAAAGCTCTGGTTTTTCTCCAGGTCGCTGGATTCAGTATTAGATTTTGGAGGTGCCGCCAATTCTAGGTCTACCAGGGAACTGAGCACGTCCTGTGATGACAGCACCCAGATGAAAGAAGCAAATGAGACTAAGGTCTTCGGGCTCAACAGAGGCATGGGTCTGATCAAGCAGGTCTCCAGCTTCTTCTCATCGAGGCACAGCTCTGACGAGGATGTCTTTGGGTCTGTGGTAGACCAGGACCCTCCAAAGCTCTCAAGGGTTGAGAGAAATGGCAACTCTGCCACTGAACAGCGGGGCCTGTCTGCTGCTATAGTCCACACGTGCGGCGCTGTGCCCTTGCCTGACCTCGTCACACATCAGAATATTGCTGTTGCCGACAAAGAGGCATGTGACCGTGCCTACAGCAACAGACTGCCCAGTGGAGAGCAGGAAGGCAGGCCTGAAAGAGAGGTACCACAGTTCTTTAACAGCACAGAAGGCACTCAGGACAGAGAGATGAATAAGCAGAACAAAATAAAGTCAGCAGACTCCTTCCTTCGTTACTATCACGTGTTCAAGGAAGGTGAGCTTCTGGAGCTCATCGAGAGGCATGTGGAGGAGCTACATGTGCTTCAGTCGTATTTTGATCATGCCAACTGGTGCGTCATCGCTGAGAAGGTCCAGGTTTGGCAAATTTAG